GCATCGAGGAAGCGGACGATATCGCTCGCGCTGGCCAGAAGCCCCTGCGGATGGTTTTCGAGAATGATCGGGATTCCAGTGCGCTGCGCCTTATCATGGATGCGGGCAAAGGCCGCGCGAAAGCTCGTCATCAGGCGATCGTTCGCCTTGGCAAGCAGTGCATGCCGCCGTCCCGAGCCGACGCAGATCCAGCGCGCGCCGAGTTCGGCGGCACGATCGATCGCAGACATGTAGGCCTCGACGGCGAAATCGACCACGTCGGCCGACGGGCTCGCCAGATTGATGTCGCTGCTGGCGAGATCGAGCGCCAGCAAGGAGAGACCGTGGCGCTCGATGAGCGCGCCGATCCGCCGCGTGCGCCCGGCGTCCTGTCGCCAGGGATCGAAATGCGGCGGCGTCGCCATCAGTTGAACGGTGCGATAGCCAGCATTGGCGAGTTGCGCCACGGCTTCCTCCGCGACGCGATCCCAGGCGAAGCCGAACGTGTGAGCGCCAAGAACCGGGACCGTCATGACGTCGTCCGATAAAGCTCGATGGTGCGGCGAATGCCGTCCCGCAGCGAAGTCGCAGACAGGTTCGGAAACACGCGCCTGAGATCGCCCTCTCCGATATCCTCGGCGAAAGGAAGCTCGGGACCATCGATGCCGATCTTCGCATCCGGGACCACGGCCCTCACGGCAGCCACGACGTCGTCGTTCGATACCACCTCGCCAGGCAAGTTGAAGACGTGCGCGCCGTCAGGCTCGCGCAACAATGCGGCCTCGTAGGCAGCGACCACGTCGTCGACAAACACGAGGCCTGCGGTGCTGGCATAAGGGATCACGTAGCTCTCTCCGCGCGCTGCCGCGCGACAGGCGAGCGATGGCCCTGCGGTCGAGCCGGTCTCGCGGCCGAAGCCATAGACGATGTAGGGCCGGAAGCCGACGCTGGCGATGCCGTGATCGGCCCAATAGGCTCGCGCGCTGCCCTCACAGGCCAGCTTGAAGGTGCCGTAATGGGTGATCGGACGCGGCGTCGTGGCGTCGTCGGGACCGTAGACACCGGCGCTGCTCGTGAACACAATGCGCCGGATGCCCAGCGCCTGCGCCGCATTGAAGACGTTCAGCGTTCCAACCAGATTGATCATCGCGCCGCGAACGGGATCGGCCTTACATGTCGGCGTCAGGACGCCGGCCAGATGAATGATTCCATCGCATCCCTCGGCAGCCGCGCGCACCGCTTGCGCATCGGCGATATCACCGAGACGCCAATCCACCGCAGCCGCGGCGCTTCCCACGATCGCGCTGAACAGCGCCGTACGATCGACCGGCTCAAAGATTCGAAGCTGATGCCCGCCATCGACAAGACGGCGCGTCAGCCACGCACCAATGAAGCCACCACCGCCCGTAATCAGGATTCGCATCGTACTCGGGACTCACATTGTTCAGGAAGCATTCGTGTCGAAGAAACTGCCGTGCGGCCGTCCGCCCTGGAGGCCAGGCGAGGCGAGTGTCGCCATCGAAAGCTCCTGCGCGGTCTGAACCAGCGCCGGCGCCAGTTCGATCATCCGCTCCTCGGTCAGGCGGATATGCGGGCCGGCGATGACGACGGCACCGGTCACCTCCTT
This genomic stretch from Bradyrhizobium sp. CCGB12 harbors:
- a CDS encoding sugar phosphate isomerase/epimerase, whose protein sequence is MTVPVLGAHTFGFAWDRVAEEAVAQLANAGYRTVQLMATPPHFDPWRQDAGRTRRIGALIERHGLSLLALDLASSDINLASPSADVVDFAVEAYMSAIDRAAELGARWICVGSGRRHALLAKANDRLMTSFRAAFARIHDKAQRTGIPIILENHPQGLLASASDIVRFLDAEGYGDMPVIYDVANAFAIGEDPVEGLNSLWPRLGIVHLSDSPKGQWRHDPIGTGDIDFAAIAALLKQRSYGGRIVLEILSDQPLADLETGTVRLKEQGLAFTLGS
- a CDS encoding NAD(P)-dependent oxidoreductase codes for the protein MRILITGGGGFIGAWLTRRLVDGGHQLRIFEPVDRTALFSAIVGSAAAAVDWRLGDIADAQAVRAAAEGCDGIIHLAGVLTPTCKADPVRGAMINLVGTLNVFNAAQALGIRRIVFTSSAGVYGPDDATTPRPITHYGTFKLACEGSARAYWADHGIASVGFRPYIVYGFGRETGSTAGPSLACRAAARGESYVIPYASTAGLVFVDDVVAAYEAALLREPDGAHVFNLPGEVVSNDDVVAAVRAVVPDAKIGIDGPELPFAEDIGEGDLRRVFPNLSATSLRDGIRRTIELYRTTS